One Actinospica robiniae DSM 44927 genomic region harbors:
- a CDS encoding response regulator transcription factor, whose translation MPSLLLVEDDPSIRMAIELALTRQGHRVTTAATGEEGLELWQTQRPELVVLDVMLPGLDGFEVCRRIRRTDQVPIILLTARSDDIDVVVGLESGADDYVVKPVQPRVLDARIRAVLRRHGGSSPDQADVAVFGDLSVDRSAMIVSRAGVPISLTPTELKLLVELSRRPGQALSRQQLLRLVWDHDYLGDSRLVDACVQRLRAKVELVPGDPQLIRTVRGIGYRLDPPR comes from the coding sequence GTGCCTAGTCTCCTGCTCGTCGAAGACGATCCCTCCATCCGGATGGCGATCGAGCTCGCGCTGACCCGCCAGGGTCACCGCGTGACGACCGCCGCCACCGGTGAGGAGGGTCTGGAGCTGTGGCAGACCCAGCGTCCCGAGCTGGTCGTGCTCGACGTGATGCTGCCCGGTCTCGACGGCTTCGAGGTGTGCCGCCGGATCCGGCGCACGGACCAGGTCCCGATCATCCTGCTGACCGCGCGCAGCGACGACATAGACGTCGTGGTGGGGCTGGAGTCGGGCGCTGACGACTACGTGGTCAAGCCGGTGCAGCCGCGGGTGCTCGACGCGCGGATCCGCGCGGTGCTGCGGCGCCACGGCGGATCCTCGCCGGACCAGGCGGACGTGGCCGTGTTCGGGGACCTGTCGGTGGACCGCTCCGCCATGATCGTCTCGCGCGCCGGGGTGCCCATCTCGCTCACCCCGACCGAGCTCAAGCTGCTGGTCGAGCTCTCCCGCCGGCCCGGCCAGGCGCTCTCCCGGCAGCAGCTGCTGCGCCTGGTGTGGGACCACGACTACCTGGGCGACTCCCGGCTGGTGGACGCCTGCGTGCAGCGGCTGCGCGCCAAGGTCGAGCTGGTGCCCGGCGACCCGCAGCTGATCCGCACCGTCCGCGGCATCGGATACCGCTTGGACCCGCCGCGGTGA
- a CDS encoding GerMN domain-containing protein: MRASLHAGRARRRGLASAAGAAALLATAGCGIESTGVQVVGAPPAAQAAGNLPGAGPSAGEYAYSLYFYREGRLASVTRLASTPVDQQTVVDAVIGGPTKQELAKGYSSAIPDGLKIVDLTAQGEAWAYQFSDELGRQERAQIVCSIQANLPAPSVATVYGNAKLTWNICWEDFLDLGAPPYLPNAADQSASPTSTFGQASPAQ; the protein is encoded by the coding sequence GTGAGGGCATCGCTGCACGCGGGTCGCGCGCGACGGCGCGGGCTCGCGTCGGCCGCCGGCGCCGCCGCGCTGCTGGCCACCGCCGGCTGCGGGATCGAGTCGACCGGGGTGCAGGTGGTCGGCGCTCCGCCGGCCGCGCAGGCGGCCGGGAACCTGCCCGGCGCCGGACCGAGCGCGGGCGAGTACGCCTACTCCCTCTACTTCTACCGCGAGGGCCGGCTGGCCTCGGTCACCCGGCTGGCGTCCACGCCGGTGGACCAGCAGACCGTGGTGGACGCGGTGATCGGCGGCCCGACCAAGCAGGAGCTGGCCAAGGGCTACAGCTCCGCGATCCCGGACGGCCTGAAGATAGTGGACCTGACCGCGCAGGGAGAGGCCTGGGCGTATCAGTTCTCGGATGAGCTCGGCCGGCAGGAGCGGGCGCAGATAGTGTGCTCGATCCAGGCGAACCTGCCCGCGCCCTCGGTGGCCACGGTCTACGGCAACGCCAAGCTGACCTGGAACATCTGCTGGGAGGACTTCCTCGACCTGGGCGCGCCGCCGTACCTGCCCAACGCCGCGGACCAGAGCGCCTCGCCGACGAGCACCTTCGGGCAGGCCTCGCCCGCCCAGTAG
- a CDS encoding adenosine deaminase — MTENNAHFGSGDAPALTEDQIRRAPKVALHDHLDGGLRPATIVELAQTAGYEGSLPTTDPAALGTWFRDAADSGSLVRYLETFDHTVAVMQSAEALRRVAAEAVQDLAADGVVYAELRYAPEQHLRGGLSLDEVVEAVNAGCRDGEEAARNAGHPIQSGTLVTAMRQNTEPGHSLRIAELAVRHRDSGVSGFDIAGPELGFSPDLHADAFRYLREQFFRFTIHAGEADGPESVAAAVRQGAARLGHGVRLIEDVTVSPEDGTAEFGRLAAYVRDCHITLEVCPTSNLQTGIADKISAHPIQRLSELGFTLTVNCDNRLMSGTSMSRELGLLVEAFDWDLSDLELMALNGIEAAFLPQDRREELTDLIIEDYQNLRG, encoded by the coding sequence ATGACCGAGAACAACGCGCACTTCGGGTCCGGCGACGCGCCGGCACTGACCGAGGATCAGATCCGCCGGGCGCCCAAGGTGGCGCTGCACGATCATCTCGACGGCGGCCTGCGGCCGGCCACGATCGTCGAGCTGGCGCAGACCGCGGGGTACGAGGGCTCGCTGCCGACCACCGACCCGGCGGCACTGGGCACCTGGTTCCGCGACGCCGCCGATTCCGGTTCCCTGGTTCGTTATCTCGAGACCTTCGACCACACCGTGGCGGTGATGCAGAGCGCTGAGGCGCTGCGCCGGGTGGCGGCCGAGGCCGTCCAGGACCTCGCGGCCGACGGCGTGGTCTACGCCGAACTGCGCTACGCGCCGGAACAGCACCTGCGCGGCGGGCTGAGCCTGGACGAGGTGGTCGAGGCGGTCAACGCCGGCTGCCGGGACGGCGAGGAGGCGGCCCGCAACGCCGGGCACCCGATCCAGAGCGGCACGCTGGTGACCGCGATGCGGCAGAACACCGAGCCGGGCCACAGCCTGCGCATCGCCGAGCTCGCGGTGCGCCACCGGGACTCCGGCGTGTCCGGGTTCGACATCGCCGGGCCGGAGCTGGGCTTCAGCCCCGACCTGCACGCGGACGCCTTCCGCTACCTGCGCGAGCAGTTCTTCCGGTTCACCATCCACGCGGGCGAGGCGGACGGCCCCGAGTCGGTGGCGGCGGCGGTGCGCCAGGGCGCGGCCCGGCTCGGCCACGGTGTGCGGCTGATCGAGGACGTGACGGTCTCGCCGGAGGACGGCACGGCCGAGTTCGGCCGGCTGGCCGCGTACGTGCGCGACTGCCACATCACCCTCGAGGTGTGTCCGACCTCGAACCTGCAGACCGGGATCGCCGACAAGATCTCCGCGCACCCGATCCAGCGGCTGAGCGAGCTCGGCTTCACCCTCACCGTGAACTGCGACAACCGGCTGATGAGCGGCACCTCGATGTCGCGCGAGCTGGGGCTGCTGGTGGAGGCGTTCGACTGGGACCTGTCGGACCTGGAGCTGATGGCGCTCAACGGGATCGAGGCGGCGTTCCTGCCGCAGGACCGCCGGGAAGAGCTGACCGACCTGATCATCGAGGACTACCAGAACCTGCGCGGCTGA
- a CDS encoding sensor histidine kinase, with the protein MSRRSDAGRSARHGVGWWRRGLHRRGLRLTGIRPRLFAGFAAVAVITAVIITSASYYLSRTAMLDRTQQTAVSNLNEDFSAYGAELEAAGASGGSNDAQVNAALHTLSNLMAKNGYAVLVLSPAVGSVASNPNLTEVPADLRAAASAHMVQERTTIDGVPYVLTGAALDKTGMQVFTFTDLSQEQHVLDNLVLIGAVSTLLALIGATVVAFFASRNILLPIRRLGMASRRLGHGDLEVRLDVSGTDELAEVSRTFNETARALAQSMEELRAMDAASRRFVADVSHELRTPLTAMTAVTEVLEDVEDADPTTVSAAHLIANETKRLARLVEDLMEISRMDAGTAGMRVEEMNLPELIEATIEARGWTEKVRVHAPAVLPVLVDARRIDVVLANLCGNALKHGGEPVDLTVHEYPDMVLIEVSDQGPGIPANALPHIFERFYKADKARGRSEGSGLGLAIAWENARLHDGELAARNRPEGGAVFTFRLPRHRPAPGDIPDQRAESLLSASGRHEVRQWEARSR; encoded by the coding sequence GTGAGCCGGCGTTCGGACGCCGGGCGCTCCGCGCGCCACGGCGTGGGCTGGTGGCGCCGCGGGCTGCACCGGCGCGGCCTGCGGCTGACCGGGATCCGGCCGCGGCTGTTCGCGGGCTTCGCCGCGGTGGCCGTGATCACCGCCGTCATCATCACCAGCGCCTCGTACTACCTGAGCCGCACCGCGATGCTCGACCGCACCCAGCAGACCGCGGTGAGCAACCTCAACGAGGACTTCTCCGCGTACGGCGCCGAGCTGGAGGCCGCGGGGGCCTCCGGCGGGAGCAACGACGCCCAGGTCAACGCCGCCCTGCACACGCTCTCCAACCTGATGGCCAAGAACGGCTACGCGGTGCTGGTGCTGAGCCCGGCGGTCGGTTCGGTCGCGAGCAACCCGAACCTGACCGAGGTGCCGGCGGACCTGCGCGCGGCCGCGAGCGCGCACATGGTGCAGGAGCGCACCACGATCGACGGCGTCCCGTACGTGCTGACCGGCGCGGCGCTGGACAAGACCGGCATGCAGGTGTTCACCTTCACCGACCTGAGCCAGGAACAGCACGTGCTGGACAACCTGGTGCTGATCGGCGCGGTCTCCACCCTGCTGGCGCTGATAGGCGCCACCGTGGTGGCCTTCTTCGCCTCCCGCAACATCCTGCTGCCGATCCGCCGCCTCGGCATGGCCTCGCGCCGGCTCGGCCACGGCGACCTCGAGGTGCGCCTCGACGTGAGCGGCACCGACGAGCTCGCCGAGGTCTCGCGCACCTTCAACGAGACCGCCCGGGCGCTGGCGCAGTCGATGGAGGAGCTGCGCGCGATGGACGCGGCCTCGCGCCGCTTCGTCGCGGACGTCTCGCACGAGCTGCGCACCCCGCTGACCGCGATGACGGCGGTGACCGAGGTGCTCGAGGACGTCGAGGACGCCGACCCGACCACGGTCTCCGCGGCGCACCTGATCGCCAACGAGACCAAGCGGCTGGCCCGGCTGGTCGAGGACCTGATGGAGATCTCCCGGATGGACGCGGGCACCGCGGGCATGCGGGTGGAGGAGATGAACCTGCCGGAGCTGATCGAGGCGACGATCGAGGCCCGCGGCTGGACCGAGAAGGTGCGGGTGCACGCCCCGGCCGTACTGCCGGTGCTGGTGGACGCGCGCCGGATCGACGTGGTGCTGGCCAACCTGTGCGGCAACGCGCTCAAGCACGGCGGCGAGCCGGTGGACCTGACCGTGCACGAGTACCCCGACATGGTGCTGATCGAGGTGTCCGACCAGGGCCCGGGCATCCCGGCCAACGCGCTGCCGCACATCTTCGAGCGCTTCTACAAGGCGGACAAGGCCCGCGGCCGCAGCGAGGGCAGCGGCCTGGGCCTGGCCATCGCGTGGGAGAACGCCCGGCTGCACGACGGCGAGCTCGCCGCGCGGAACCGCCCGGAGGGCGGAGCCGTCTTCACCTTCAGACTTCCCCGACACCGCCCGGCGCCGGGGGACATCCCCGATCAGCGCGCGGAGAGCCTGCTCTCGGCGTCCGGACGTCACGAGGTGCGCCAATGGGAGGCGAGGAGCCGGTGA